One segment of Macrotis lagotis isolate mMagLag1 chromosome 1, bilby.v1.9.chrom.fasta, whole genome shotgun sequence DNA contains the following:
- the NEIL2 gene encoding endonuclease 8-like 2, which produces MPEGPSLRKFHQLVAPFVGQLVVNVGGSSKKINPEMLEMLRLQDSQVLGKNLYLNFGLTKDLGPNIPDSFLMLKHHQKEMNIPKGTSDHKLESTSGLDGQEVPNSSSTTKALELGEEEKDLVIKPWWLNTSPNSGPWLCFHFGMFGSVRANDFSRATKANKRGDWKDPLPRLVLHFAKGFLAFYNCQMYWCLGPMVKPTSDILSEEFDRRQALEALKQANPVCSTLLDQRYFAGLGNIIKNEVLYLARIHPLSLGSCLTPLDLESLLDNVVSFSVAWLQKKMEGKPQHHLIYQKEWCPAGHPVMKDSFEAPNGFQRLTWWCPDCQPKVVSELPNEVQVTQEQLP; this is translated from the exons ATGCCTGAAGGGCCATCTCTGAGGAAGTTCCACCAGTTGGTGGCTCCATTTGTGGGACAGCTGGTGGTCAATGTTGGGGGCAGTAGTAAGAAGATAAACCCTGAAATGTTAGAGATGCTACGGCTTCAGGACTCACAG GTCCTTGGAAAGAATTTATATCTTAATTTTGGCCTAACTAAAGATTTGGGACctaatattcctgacagtttcCTAATGCTAAAGCATCatcaaaaggaaatgaatatCCCCAAAGGGACAAGTGATCATAAACTTGAATCTACCTCAGGGCTGGATGGACAAGAAGTTCCTAATTCATCTTCAACCACTAAAGCACTTGAGcttggggaagaagaaaaggatctTGTTATTAAGCCTTGGTGGTTAAATACTTCCCCAAATTCTGGGCCTTGGCTTTGCTTCCATTTTGGTATGTTTGGTAGCGTTCGGGCAAATGACTTCTCCAGAGCCACAAAAGCCAACAAGAGGGGAGACTGGAAGGACCCTTTACCCAG GTTGGTTCTACATTTTGCAAAGGGATTTCTGGCATTTTATAATTGTCAAATGTACTGGTGCTTAGGACCAATGGTCAAACCAACTTCAGATATTCTCTCTGAGGAGTTTGATCGAAGACAAGCTTTGGAAGCCTTGAAGCAGGCTAATCCTGTTTGCTCTACTCTTTTGGACCAAAGATACTTCGCAGGCTTGG GAAACATCATTAAGAATGAAGTTCTGTACTTGGCCAGAATCCATCCCCTCTCTTTAGGTTCTTGCTTAACTCCTTTGGATCTTGAATCCTTGCTGGATAACGTTGTGAGTTTCAGTGTTGCTTggcttcagaaaaaaatggaggggAAACCACAGCACCATCTGATCTACCAGAAAGAGTGGTGCCCTGCCGGACACCCAGTCATGAAGGATAGCTTTGAGGCTCCAAATGGTTTTCAGAGACTCACCTGGTGGTGCCCTGATTGCCAACCCAAGGTGGTATCAGAATTGCCTAATGAGGTTCAGGTCACTCAAGAACAGCTTCCTTAA